From the genome of Alicyclobacillus sp. SO9:
TCTTTTCCTGTCAGTTCCAAATACGGTGGAGCGGAAAGTCTCAGAGGGGTTTTTCGCCTCCCTGGGGAACGGCTTTCGTTATATTCACAGGAACCGATATATCTTTGGGATAATTGTGCTGGTCGGGCTGCACTGCTCTTTGACAATGGCATTCTTGGGAATGTTGCCGAAGTACGTTCAACAAGGATTGGGAGCGAAATCGAGTTTCTATGGTGTTTTAATGAGCATGGTAGGTCTAGGGTCTATTTTTGGTACTTTATTTTTAGCTGGAGTTAAGAGCCACGCACTGCGCATGAAACTGTTTTGGACAAGCGCAGTTCTGAGTGGCTTGTCGTTGTCTTTCCTTGGTGAAAGCAGCAGCAACACTGTGGCTGTCGTTGCAATTATACTCGTCGGTGCCTCTCAAGCACTGTTCATGACACTGACGGTAGCTTTCGTGCAAGAGGCAACCGCTGAACACGTTCGAGGTCGTGTTACAAGTGTGTATCTCGTACTCGCAGCCGGCCTCATGTCATTGGCAAACTGGGGGTACGGGTGGTTGGCAAATGTGGTAGCACCGAAGTACATCATGCTCACCGCAGGACTTCTTTTTACAGTTGTCGTAGGGATATATTGGCTTGCCACTCGCAACAAGCCGTTAGGTAAACCGGTCTCGAATGAAATGCTTGAGTTATGATCAAACAAGTTTCGGCCAAGCACGGATCCTGGATTACGCGTACCACACCAGTTCATCTTGGGCAAAATACTCTTTCAGAGCAAAAATACCGTAGGCGCCCGCCATGAAAAAGGCCATAATCAGTGCTCCCAACTGCATATCGCCAAGCGGTGACAGCCAAGCAATCATTCTCGGGGCATGAACGTAAAAAGGATACCAGGGGTGTTTGGCAATAAACAAGAGTACGACAAGCGGCATCATGAGGTTGTAGTTGTAGAGCAAGTACAGCAATCTCTGTCCCGGTTTCAATCTCGGAAGATGGGGGCTTTCAATTAACAAAGGTGCCCACATGAAGGCTGCAATAATGAAGAAGACGCTGTGTTCAAAGAAATGAAATGGGTCACTGACGAGTGCCAGTCCATACAATGGTGGTGTGTGAAACAGCGATAGTACAACATTAAAGACGCCTCCTGCTACGAGGGGATGGGCCCACTTCCGAATGAGCCAGCGCGTTTTTCGCGAATTCCACAGGAAATGGTAGGCGCGCAAAGGCAGGCCCTTCAGGATCAGCGGCGCCATGACGACAATCTCCAGCATATGCTGGAGCATATGTGCGCTGAACAAGTAATTATCTGATAAATAATCGAGTGGACCGCCAAAAGAAAAATACATCAGCCAACAGCCAGCCAAAAATGAGGCTGTTTGCTTGGACGAAGTTAAATGTCGCTCTCCAAACAAGCGGGTTGCGACGCTTCCGTGTACAAGAATCAAATATATAATTTGAATGAGAATCGCCACACTGAAAACAGTGGGCTGCCATAAGTCCCGCGGATTTGCATGGATCAGTGCGCTAAGCACGCCGCTTCCCCCTTGTTTAATTAAGACTGTAAATTTAGATTTGTTGAAGGTTCTATGTCTTTATTTAGTATAACGACATTTCTGCTTATCTGCATCCTCCGTAGTGTTTATCAGAGACGATCAACCGATTCATTCACACCATATCGTTTTGGCGAGGCCGAAGTGGTACGACCGGGACTTCGACTTACTCCAGATTTGTGCATAGCGGGGATTTGTATCGCACATACTCCAATTTAATGAGAAAAGACACACACCATTCATTGAGGTCCTGTTTTGCTGCAGGCAAGAGGAGAAGTGCCATGACGACAGATGTGAAATCGAGTTTGGAAGACCGTAGAAGGGCAGAAAAACCATATGAGAAAATCAGTCCGTTTGAGTTCAAAAATAAACTAATATCACTAGCCAAAGAGCACGAAAAACAGAGTGCGAAAGCGATGTTGAATGCTGGACGCGGAAATCCAAACTGGATTGCAGCAACGCCAAGAGAAGCTTTCTTCGCATTGGGAAGGTTTGCTGTTGAGGAGAGCCGGAGAACCTGGAATCAACAAGACTTGGCAGGAAAGCCAAGTGGCGACGGCATTGCTCAGCGTTTTAAAGAGTTTATAGACCGCCATCAACACGAGGAGGGTGTGGCACTCCTTCAGGACATTGTGGACTATGGCATTGACCGCAATGGATTTTCGCCCGACGAATGGATTCATGAACTCGTCGATGGTATTATCGGCGACAACTACCCCATGCCCGATAGGATGCTTGTACACTCTGAGAGCATTGTTCACGATTTTTTACTTCAGGAATTATGCGGGAATGACACTTCTTTGGGGAAGTTTGACTTGTTTGCCGTCGAGGGAGCAACAGCAGCAATGTGCTATCTATTTGATTCTCTCCAAGAGAATCGTCTGCTTGCAAAAGGCGCTAAAGTAGCTGTCATGGTTCCTATATTTCCGCCTTATGTTGAGATTCCTAAACTGTGGCGATACAATTTTGACGTCGTAGAGATCCGTGCTTTTGGCACGGATGGAGAGGGTCGTCATACATGGCAGTATCCAGAGTCTGAACTCAATAAATTGCGGGACACGTCAATTCACGCGTTGTTTCTGGTCAATCCCAGTAATCCTCCTTCAGTGGCTATGAACAAGCAGAGCGTGGCTACCCTCAAAGCAATTATCAAGGAATCGAATCCCAGTCTCATGATTATTTCGGACGATGTATACAGTACGTTTGTAGAAGGATACCGGTCCTTGATAGCAGAATTGCCCTACAATACGCTGTGTGTGTATTCTCTCTCGAAATACTTTGGTGTTACTGGGTGGCGTCTTGGTGTGATTGCTTTACACAAAGAGAATGTGTTTGACGATTTATTGAAAGGGCTCCCGGAAGAGACAGTCCAGATGTTAAATCAACGATATTCATCTATTACGGAAGAACCTGCCTCGATTCGATTTATTGACAGGGTCGTCGCAGACAGCCGTCAAGTTGCCTTGAACCACACAGCCGGATTGTCAACACCACAGCAAATTCAAATGACCTTGTTTGCAGCATTTGCACTTCTTGACACGAAAAACACTTATAAGCGCCTCACTATGGATATCTGTCAACGACGCATGCGTCTGCTTTATGAAGGTTTGGAACTGCCCATGCCGAAAATCCCTAACGATGCAGACTACTACACAGAGTTTGATCTGCAGCACTGGGCGGGCCATCACTATGGGAAGGACTTTGCACAGCATCTGGAAGAGAATTATGAACCCCTGGACATTCTCTTTCGCTTAGCGGAACAATCGTCAATTGTGCTGCTAAATGGCGGAGGATTTCATGGGCCAAAGTGGTCCATCCGTGTCTCCTTGGCAAATTTGGAGGACCAGGCTTATCGAGAAATTGGCGGAGAACTTCACCGCGTTCTTGAGGACTATGTCAAGGAGTGGCGAGTTTCCCGTCAAAAGTAACAATTACACAGTTCTTTCACACGTTACTTTTACACACTGCTTCGCGATGTCGTCTTGCTCAAGAATTTATGAATCTTAATACTCAGAGCAGGCAGGATTTCGACAGCATCTGCAGAATAAGAGCGTATATGCACAGGAGACGTTGCAGAAGGGGCATCTTTGGCCCTAAATAGACATGGGTTGCTTTTCAACATCAAGCATAATTTGTTGGCAAACCCCAGGAAACTGAGGGACGCAAAGCTATGGGCCTAAAGCACTTTGTGCAAGGGTTGCCAGGTTGCACTATTGTGATAAATCTGGCCTCAGGCCGGATTTTATTTTGTATTTGCAGTGTTTTCCATGATTTGTTTATGAAGTAAATTTTGTAAAAATCCACTGAAAAGGAGGGTCGATATGGCACGTCCACCAAACAAACCAAAACGCAAGTCAAAGAAGGATACTGAGGCCTCGCCGCTGGCTACTAATATTATTGTTATTGCAATTGCCATTCCTCTGATTTCTATGATAAGTCTTTACAGCCTTCAAAGTGACAAATGGGTTCACGGGGAGACCTTCTGGCTGATAAGCCGCGCTGCTGCCGTGGCGGCTTTCGTGGTTCTTACCTTAATCGTTGTGCTTGGGTTGCTCTTGAGCCATCCAAGAAACAAAGACACGTGGCGCTGGACTGTGCACCTTTTGTCATGGCACCAGTCGTTGATGGCAGCTTTGTTCATCCTCATTGGTTTGCACTTATTCTTCACTCTGTCTGACCCGAAGTCAGGTGTTACATTGCAGCAGGTATGGTTTCCGATTCACGCCCGCTATTATCCTTTGGCCATGGTAGCAGGGGCGGTTGCAGTCTACGGTCTCCTTATCATCATGATAAGTCTGGGATTGAGGAGAGTCACAAAAATGTGGTTACCATTGCACAGAATGTCTTGGCTTGTATGGGGACTGGTTTTTGCACATGGGGTTTTTGGCGGAACAGATACTGTGCGCTTACAGATGATGTATTGGATATCTGCAGGGGTTGTGGTTGTCACCTTTTACTGGCGCCATTGGGTCAACAATCAAAGGCGTCGAGCCAATCAAACGCCGCAGCCGGTTCCAGAGAGCACAGGCACTCCGAGCCATGCTCCTGATTTAGCCAGTTCTACAATTTCTAATCCGAAAGGAGGGTCTATATGAAACCAGCATGGAAACGCGCACTATTAGCCGCAGCCACTCTTGGCTTTGCAGTGACTGGATACGCTGAGGCACAGCCGCTTCACAGATTAATTCCTAAATCTCCGGGTGCTGCGACTCTGACAAATCAGGATTATGTGTCGCTAAACGCAGCAGTGAAGCAACAAACAGCCGATCTCCAAAAACAGATAAAACAGCTCACGAGTGAGGTCAAGCAGGCTCAGCAGAGTGATAAAGACGCTAGTGTCTCACTTGAGAAATTGCAAAAACAGGCAGTGTCTCTGCAACAGCAGTTGACGGCCAAGCAGGTCGCAGCCAAGCAGG
Proteins encoded in this window:
- the aspD gene encoding aspartate 4-decarboxylase; protein product: MTTDVKSSLEDRRRAEKPYEKISPFEFKNKLISLAKEHEKQSAKAMLNAGRGNPNWIAATPREAFFALGRFAVEESRRTWNQQDLAGKPSGDGIAQRFKEFIDRHQHEEGVALLQDIVDYGIDRNGFSPDEWIHELVDGIIGDNYPMPDRMLVHSESIVHDFLLQELCGNDTSLGKFDLFAVEGATAAMCYLFDSLQENRLLAKGAKVAVMVPIFPPYVEIPKLWRYNFDVVEIRAFGTDGEGRHTWQYPESELNKLRDTSIHALFLVNPSNPPSVAMNKQSVATLKAIIKESNPSLMIISDDVYSTFVEGYRSLIAELPYNTLCVYSLSKYFGVTGWRLGVIALHKENVFDDLLKGLPEETVQMLNQRYSSITEEPASIRFIDRVVADSRQVALNHTAGLSTPQQIQMTLFAAFALLDTKNTYKRLTMDICQRRMRLLYEGLELPMPKIPNDADYYTEFDLQHWAGHHYGKDFAQHLEENYEPLDILFRLAEQSSIVLLNGGGFHGPKWSIRVSLANLEDQAYREIGGELHRVLEDYVKEWRVSRQK
- a CDS encoding cytochrome c oxidase assembly protein, which codes for MLSALIHANPRDLWQPTVFSVAILIQIIYLILVHGSVATRLFGERHLTSSKQTASFLAGCWLMYFSFGGPLDYLSDNYLFSAHMLQHMLEIVVMAPLILKGLPLRAYHFLWNSRKTRWLIRKWAHPLVAGGVFNVVLSLFHTPPLYGLALVSDPFHFFEHSVFFIIAAFMWAPLLIESPHLPRLKPGQRLLYLLYNYNLMMPLVVLLFIAKHPWYPFYVHAPRMIAWLSPLGDMQLGALIMAFFMAGAYGIFALKEYFAQDELVWYA
- a CDS encoding MFS transporter; this encodes MQNRMSELLHSFRYRNYLWLWLVVALTNTGKWVFTLAVTWQVYNLTHSSFWSGALMFASMFPNIIGAPVVGVLADKIERRRLIFIAVGIALTVLLLLAGFTAAHLMNSGGMIVMALLFGLATSTMGVSINAIVPTLVPKDVLYNAYSLQAVGQRGTEFVGPFLAAPLLAAFGPESVYLFGAATYVVAIVFALFLSVPNTVERKVSEGFFASLGNGFRYIHRNRYIFGIIVLVGLHCSLTMAFLGMLPKYVQQGLGAKSSFYGVLMSMVGLGSIFGTLFLAGVKSHALRMKLFWTSAVLSGLSLSFLGESSSNTVAVVAIILVGASQALFMTLTVAFVQEATAEHVRGRVTSVYLVLAAGLMSLANWGYGWLANVVAPKYIMLTAGLLFTVVVGIYWLATRNKPLGKPVSNEMLEL